In a single window of the Drosophila albomicans strain 15112-1751.03 chromosome 3, ASM965048v2, whole genome shotgun sequence genome:
- the LOC127565577 gene encoding uncharacterized protein LOC127565577 yields the protein MDSHSQAMKKKKRNKNRRNNNDSYKLETLKKQSKMFGPREQQQQQLQQQEEPQPHKRDAVRSSGQFNLRWRVNLLLPLHATVEISATQVAQLPCPCSFTRRGMIKGEEVGVYSIEQPSDRDRDKRQREGE from the exons ATGGACTCTCATAGCCAGGctatgaaaaaaaagaagaggaaCAAAAATCGAAGAAACAACAATGATTCGTATAAATTGGAAACATTAAAAAAGCAATCAAAAATGTTCGGGCCAAgggaacagcaacaacaacagctacaacaacaagaagaaccaCAACCGCACAAAAGAGATGCGGTCCGGTCTTCGGGTCAGTTTAACCTGCGCTGGCGTGTTaacctgctgctgcctctCCACGCAACAGTTGAAATTTCAGCTACACAAGTTGCCCAGTTGCCCTGTCCATGCAGCTTCACACGAAGGGGAATGATCAAGGGAGAGGAGGTGGGGGTGTACTCGATTGAACAACCAAGCGATCGAGATCGAG Ataaaagacagagagagggagaataa